The Thioalbus denitrificans region CCCGGAGTGGGCGAAGCAGGCGCGCTTCCTCCAGTACCGGGGCTTCGGCAGTGAGACGATTCGCGCCGCCCTGGGCGGCGATGCGGACGATTAGGCGCCGGCGACGCACGACACAGAACATCCATAAAGCAAGACCAAGACCGAGGCGGTCCGATGACGACGAGCAGTGCAGCACTGAGACAGGCCTTCCTGGAGTACTTCCAGCGCCAGGGCCACACCGTGGTGGCCAGCAGTCCGCTGGTGCCCGGCAACGACCCCACCCTGCTGTTCACCAATGCGGGAATGGTGCAGTTCAAGGACGTGTTCCTCGGCCGCGAGCAGCGCCCCTACAGCCGCGCCGCCACCTCCCAGCGCTGTGTCCGGGCCGGCGGCAAGCACAACGATCTCGAGAACGTGGGCTACACCGCCCGCCACCACACCTTCTTCGAGATGCTGGGCAACTTCAGCTTCGGCGACTACTTCAAGCGCGAGGCCATCGGCTTCGCCTGGGAGTTCCTCACCGGGGTGCTCGCCCTGCCCGCCGAGCGGCTGTGGGTGACGGTCTACCAGGACGACGACGAGGCCGCGGACATCTGGCTCGGGGAGATAGGCGTCGACCCGGCCCGCTTCACCCGCATCGGCGACAAGCCCGGCGGGAAGCAGTACGAGAGCGACAACTTCTGGTCCATGGGCGATACCGGCCCCTGCGGCCCCTGCTCGGAGATCTTCTACGACCACGGGCCGGAGGTGGCGGGCGGCCCCCCCGGCAGCCCCGACGAGGACGGCGATCGCTACATCGAGATCTGGAACCTCGTGTTCATGCAGTACGACCGCGCCGCCGACGGCACCCTCAATCCCCTGCCCAAGCCCTCGGTGGACACCGGCATGGGGCTGGAGCGGCTGGCGGCGGTGATGCAGGGGGTGCACAGCAACTACGAGATCGATCTCTTCCACCACCTCATCGAGGCGGCGGCGGCGCTGGCGGGTCTCGACAGCACGGCCAACGTCTCCCTGCGGGTCATCGCCGACCACATCCGCTCCTGCAGCTTCCTGGTGACCGACGGCGTGCTGCCCTCCAACGAGGGGCGCGGCTACGTGCTCCGCCGCATCATCCGCCGGGCCATCCGCCACGGCCACAAGCTGGGCCTGCGCGAGCCCTTCTTCCACAAGCTGGTGGCCCCGCTGGTGGCGGAGATGGGCGCGGCCTACCCGGAGCTGGCCGCGGCCCGGGCCCAGGTGGAGCGGGTGCTCGCCCGCGAGGAGGAGCGCTTCGCCGAAACCCTCGACCAGGGCTTGCGCATCTACGAGGAGAAGACCGCCGGCCTCGACCGGGGCGGGGTGATCCCGGGTGATGTCCTGTTCCTGCTCTACGACACCTACGGCTTCCCGGTGGACCTCACCGCCGACATCGCCCGCGAGCGGGGCCTGGGCGTGGACATGGCCGGCTTCGAGCGCGAGATGGAGGGTCAGCGGGAGCGGGCCCGCGCCGCCAGCCAGTTCGGCTCCGACTACCACGCCACTCCCGCGGTGGAGGGGCGCACCGAGTTCACCGGCTACGACGGCGTCGCCGGCGAGGGCACCGTCACCGCCCTCTACCGCGACGGCGAGGCGGTAGAGACGCTCGCCGCGGGCGAGCAGGGCGTGGTGGTGCTGGACCGCACGCCCTTCTACGCCGAGTCGGGCGGCCAGGTGGGCGACCACGGCACCCTCACCTCGGGCGAGGCCTCCTTCGAGGTGGGCGACACCCGCAAGGAGGGCGCGGTGCACCTGCACCTCGGCCGGCTGCGCCTGGGCAGCCTGCGGGTGGGGGACCGCGTGCGCGCCGAGGTGAGCGCGCGGGAGCGTGGCGCCACCGCCTGCAACCACTCGGCCACCCACCTGCTGCACGCGGCGCTGCGCCGGGTGCTGGGCGGGCACGTGACCCAGAAGGGCTCGCTGGTGGAGCCCGGCCGGCTGCGCTTCGACTTCTCCCACTTCGAGCCCATGACCGCCGCGGAGCTGCGCGAGGTGGAGCGGCTGGTGAACGGGCAGATCCGCGCCAACCTGCCGGTACAGGCCGACGAGATGACCTATGACGAGGCCATCGAGCGCGGCGCCATGGCGCTGTTCGGCGAGAAGTACGGCGATCGGGTGCGGGTGCTCAGCATGGGCGAGTTCTCCACCGAGCTGTGCGGCGGCATCCACGTGCGCCGCACCGGCGACATCGGCCTGTTCAAGATCGTGGCCGAGGCGGGCGTGGCCGCCGGCGTGCGCCGCATCGAGGCGGTGACCGGCGCCGGCGCCCTGGAGTGGGTGGAGGGCATGCAGGCCCAGCTGGAGCACATCGGCGCGCTGTTCAAGGGCGGACGCGAACAGCTCGACGTGCGCGTGGCCCAGGCCCTGGAGCGCAGCCGGGCCCTGGAGAAGGAGCTGGAACGGCTGAAGGGCCGGCTCGCCAGCGTCGCCGGCTCCGATCTGGCCGGACAGGCGCAGGAGATCGGCGGGGTGAAGGTGCTGGCCGCCCGGCTGGACGGGGCCGATCCCAAGTCCCTGCGCGAGACCCTGGATCAGCTGAAGAACAAGATGGGCACCGCCGCCATCGTGCTCGCCACCGTGAGCGAGGGCAAGGTGACCCTGGTGGCCGGCGTCACCAAGGACGCCACCGGTCGCCTCAAGGCCGGCGAGCTGGTCAACGTGGTGGCCAGCCGCGTGGGCGGGCGCGGCGGCGGCCGGCCCGACATGGCCCAGGCGGGCGGCACCCAGCCGGAGAACCTGGACGGGGCGCTGGCGGACGTGCCGGGCTGGGTGGCGGAGCAGCTGGGCGCCTGATGTTTAGATTTCCGGTGGATAAACCTATAAAATAACGCGTTTTTATCGCCCAAGAGGCAGTACATGGCACTTATTGTTCAGAAGTACGGCGGTACCTCGGTGGGCACCATCGAGCGCATCGAGAACGTGGCCGAGAAGGTCAGCCGGACCCGGGACGCGGGCAACAGCGTGGTGGTGGTGGTCTCCGCCATGAGCGGGGAGACCAACCGGCTGCTCGACCTGGCCCGCGGGATCGACCAGAACCCCACCCAGCGCGAAATGGACGTGCTGGTCTCCACCGGCGAGCAGGTGACCATCGCGCTTCTCAGCATGGCGCTGACCAAGCGCGGCTGCCCGGCCCGCTCCTACACCGGCGGCCAGGTGAAGATCCTGACCGACAGCGCCCACACCAAGGCGCGCATCCTCGACATCGAGACCGAGCGCATGCGCGCCGACCTCGACGCCGGCCGCGTCCTGGTGGTGGCCGGCTTCCAGGGGGTAGACGAGGGCGGCAACATCACCACGCTCGGCCGCGGCGGCTCCGACACCACCGCCGTGGCCCTGGCCGCGGCGCTGAAGGCCGACGAGTGCCAGATCTACACCGACGTGGACGGCGTCTACACCACCGACCCGCGGGTGGTCTCCGAAGCCCGGCGGCTCGATCGCATCACCTTCGAGGAGATGCTGGAGATGGCGAGCCTCGGCTCCAAGGTGCTGCAGATCCGCTCGGTGGAGTTCGCCGGCAAGTACAACGTCCCCCTGCGCGTGCTGTCGAGCTTCGAAGAGGGCCCCGGCACGCTGATCACCTACGAGGAAGAGGACCAGGCTATGGAACAACCCGAAATCTCCGGCATCGCCTTCAACCGGGACGAGGCGAAGCTGACCATCACCGGCGTGCCTGACCGCCCGGGCGTGGCCTACAAGATCCTGGGCCCCATCGGCGAGAGCAACATCGAGGTGGACATGATCGTCCAGAACGTGGGGGCGGACGACACCACCGACTTCACCTTCACCGTCCACCGCAACGACTATGAAAAGGCGCTCGGGCTGCTGGAGCGGACCGCCGCCGACCTTGGCGCCCGCTCCGTGAGCGGCGACAAGAAGATCGCCAAGATCTCCCTCGTGGGCGTGGGCATGCGCTCCCATGCCGGCATCGCCAGCAGGATGTTCGAGTGCCTGGCGAAGGAGGGCATCAACATCCAGATGATCTCCACCTCGGAGATCAAGATCTCCGTGGTCATCGACGAGAAGTACCTGGAGCTCGGCGTGCGCGCTCTGCACTCGGGCTTCGGACTGGAAGGGGCGCAGGAGGAGACCATCTCCTCCTGACCCGACAACGGGTCCACCCTGCAGGCCAGCCGCGCCAGGGTTCAAGGGGTGGCGCAGCGGGTCCGGCGGGGAGGCCTCAGCAACAGCCAGGGAAGGACTGAGGAGCTGCAAAAACACAAGCGAAGACGGGTCCCGTACAGGGTTGAAACATTATTGTCAAACATTGTCACAGTCGCTTGATATCCAACCCCAACCCGGGAACCCTGAAGCAGCACCGGAATCATAAAACGACGCAATAGGGAAGTGAGGTGATTGACGATGTTAATTCTGACAAGGCGTGTCGGTGAAACCCTGATGATTGGCGACGAAGTCACCGTGACGGTGCTCGGGGTCAAGGGCAACCAGGTGCGGATCGGCGTAAACGCTCCCAAGGATGTCTCCGTTCATCGCGAGGAGATCTACCAGCGTATCCAGCATGAAAAGGAGGGCGAGCCGGACAGCAATGCCGGTTGATTCACAGTCCTTTCAGACCCCCTGAGAAGGCCGATCGTGTTCTACACATCGGCCTTCTTTCATGCTATTCTTCGCGCTCGTTTTTGGAGAGGTGGCCGAGAGGCTGAAGGCGCTCCCCTGCTAAGGGAGTATGGGGTCAAAAGCTCCATCGAGGGTTCGAATCCCTCCCTCTCCGCCAGTATCCCAGGAAGCAGACCGCCCGCAGGCGGTTTTTTTGTGCCTGGAATTGACCGGATTCGTTACCGCCGGGAATCCGATCTCCGGATCGTATCTTCCAGGCGGTGTCTTCCGGATGATCGTCCCGGCGCTCAGACCGCGCCTGGCTCGAGATTCAGCGTCACCCGGATCATGCCGGGTTCGTCCGCCACGGCGGCTTCCCTGAACCCGAGGATGCCGCACAGCTTGCGCATCTGCCGGTTCTCCTGCAGCACGTCGCCGAAGATCTCCCGGATGCCGCGCTGGCGCGCGTAGTCGATGATGCGCTTCATCAGGAAGATGCCCAGGCCCATGGCGGTCATGTCGTGGCGGACGATGATGGCGTACTCGGCGCGCTCGTTCTCCGTGTCGGCGATGATGTTCGCCACGCCGTAGATCTCGGTCTTCCCGGGAATGCCGCTCTCGGTGAGGATGAGCCCCATCTCGCGGTCGTAGTCGATCTGGGTGAAGCGGACCGCCGCCACGTGGGAGAGAGTCTTCATGGAAATGAAGAAGCGCAGGCGGACCTCCTCCGGGGTGAGCTTGCTGAAGGTGGCCTGCAGCGAGGGTTCGTCCTCCGGGCGGATGGGGCGCAGCAGGAGCGTGCGCCCGTCGCCGAGGGGAATCTCCTCCTCCAGCTCCTTGGGGTAGGGGCGAATCGCGAGGCGCTGGCCTGCCGGCCCCGTGGCCTCGCCCACCCGCATGCGCGCATCCAGCGCGATTACCCCGTATTGGTCGGCCAGCAGGGGATTGATGTCCAGTTCCATGAGCTCGGGGATGTCGATGACCAGCTGCGCCACCTTGATGAGGGTGAGCGCGATGGCCTCGAGGTTGGCGGGGGGCAGATCCCGGTAGCCCTGCAGCAGGCTGTGGATGCGGGTGCGCGACATGACCTCGTGGGCCAGCCGCATGTTGAGCGGCGGCAGGGCCAGCGCCTGGTCCTTCAGCACTTCAACGGCGGTGCCGCCCTGCCCGAAGAGGATGGTGGGGCCGAACTGGGGATCCTCCGTCACCCCGATGATGAGCTCGAAGGCCTGCGGCCGGCGCACCATGGGCTGGACGCTGAAACCGGTCAGCCGCGCTTCGGGGCGGGCCCACCGGACCCGCTCCTGCATGGTGACGGCCATCTCCTGCACGGCGGCGGGGCCGTCGAGATCCCGGGCGACCCCGCCCACGTCGGACTTGTGGCTGATGTCCGGGGAGACGATCTTGAGCACCACGGTCCCGCCGATCCGCGCCGCGACCGAGGCGGCCTCCCCGGGTGTGCGCGCCCACTCGGTGGAAACGATCGGGACACCGTAGGCGGCGAGCACCTCCTTGGCCTCGGGCTCCGTGAGCCAGTCGCGGCTCTCCCCCAGTGCCTGCCGGATGACCCGCTGCGCCCGCGCCGTGTCGGTGGTGAACTCCTCCGGCACCGACGGCGGGGTCTCCATCAGCGTCTCCTGGTTGCGGCGGTAGTTCACCAGGTGCATGAAGGCGCGCACCGCCTGTTCGGGGGTGTCGTAGCTCGGGATCCGGTGGCGGGCGAACAGGTGGCGCACCTCCGCCGCGGAGCCGTCGCCGACCCAGCTGGTCAGCAGCGGCAGCTTCGGCTTCGCCGTGGCGGTGCGGATCACCGCCTGGGCGGCGTCGGTGCTGGAGGCCACCGCCGTGGGGCAGTTGAGGACGAGGATGGCATCGATGTCCCGGTCGTTCGCCAGCACCTCCAGGGCGTCGGCGTAGCGGCTGCCCGTGGCGTCACCGACGATGTCCACGGGATTACCGTGGGACCAGGTGGGCGGCAGTACCCGGTCGAGGTTCGCCAGGGTCTCCGGGGCGAGCTCCGCCAGGCGCGCGCCCTCGTCGATGACCGCGTCCGCGGCGAGCACGCCGACCCCGCCGCCGTTGGTGAGGATCGCCAGCCGCTCCCCCCTCGGCCTGCAGCCCATGGCCAGGGTCTCGGCCGCGTCGAACAGCTCCTCCAGGGTATAGACCCGCAGCATGCCCGCGCGCCGGAAGGCCGCGTCATAGACCGCGTCCGAGCCGGCCAGCGCCCCGGTGTGGGAGGCGGCCGCCCGGGCTCCCTCGGCGTGGCGGCCCGCCTTGACAATGATGACCGGCTTCATCCGCGCCGCGGCGCGGGCGGCCGACATGAACTTGCGCGCGTTGGTGATCGCCTCGACGTAGAGGAGGATGGCCCGGGTCTCCCGCTCGTTGGCGAGATAGTCCAGCAGGTCGGCGAAATCCACGTCGGCCATGTCGCCGAGGGAGACCAGGTGCGAGAAGCCGATGCCGCGGCTCTGCGCCCAGTCCAGGATGGAGGTGACGATGGCCCCGGACTGGGTGACGAAGGCGAGCTGGCCCGCCAGTGGGTTGAGGTGGGCGAAGCTGGCGTTGAGCCCGATGCCGGGAATCAGGACGCCCAGGCAGTTCGGCCCGACGATGCGCAGGGTGTGGGGCCGGGCCGCGTCCAGCATGGCCTGCTGCAGCTCCCGGCCGTGGGTTTGGGCGGTTTCGCCGAAGCCGGCGGTAATCACCACCGCGGCCTTGGTCCCCCGCGCGCCGAGCTCGGCGATGATGCCGGGGACGGCATCGGGCGGGGTGGCGATGACGGCGAGATCGGGCGTGACGGGGAGGTTGGCCACGTCCGGGTAGGTCCACACGCCGCGGACGAAGCGGTGGCTGGGGTTGACGGGCATGATGGGCCCGTCGAAGCCGCCGAGGTAGAGGTTGTTGGCCAGCACCGCGCCGATGGACGACGGCCTGTCGCTCGCGCCGATCAGTGCAACGGATTTCGGCCGGAACACGAACTCGAGGTTTTTGATGGTCATGTCACGCCTTGCAGGTCATCAGCCGGACCGCGCATCGACCGGGCTGCGGGTGTCGATCCAAGTCTGGGACACTACACTGGAGTTAACAACCCAGGCACCAGGTGCAGATGCCGATGAACGAAGGACCACCCACGGGCCGGAACGCGCCACCCAACCTGGCGGACTACGAGGCCGAGTGCGCCGCCTTCTCGTGGGAGGCCGCCCGCGCCGGGCTGGAGGGACTGCCCGGCGGGGCCGGCCTGAATATCGCCCACGAGGCGGTCGACCGCCATGCCGCCGGTCCGCGCCGGGAGCGGATCGCCCTGCGCGCGCTGCGCCGCGACGGGTCCGTGCAGGAGATCACCTATGGGGCGCTGCGCGAGCTCACCGGCCGCTTCGCCAACCTGCTGCAGGGCCTGGGAGTGGGGCCGGGGGAGACCGTCTTCACCCTGCTCGGCCGGGTGCCCGAGCTCCATGTTACCGCCGTGGGCGCCTGGAAGCACCGCAGCGTCTTCTGCCCGCTGTTCTCGGCGTTCGGCCCCGAGCCCGTCCGCACGCGCCTGGAGATCGGCCGGGCCCGGGTGCTGGTCACCACGGCGGCGCTCTACAGGCGCAAGGTGGAGCCGCTGCGCGCGGCGCTCCCGCACCTGGCGCACGTGCTGCTGGTCGGCCTGGAGGGCGCGGCGGCCCCCGCCGGCACGCACGACTTCGACCGCCTGCTCCGGGCGGCGGATGCCCGCTTCGACATTCCCCCCACCGACCCGCAGGCGCCGGCCCTGCTTCACTTCACCAGCGGCACCACCGGCCGCCCGAAGGGGGCCCTCCACGTGCACGAGGCGGTGGTAGCCCACCACGCCACCGGGCGGCTGGCCCTCGATCTCCACCCGGAGGACATCTACTGGTGCACGGCGGATCCCGGCTGGGTGACGGGCATCTCCTACGGTGTCATCGCGCCGCTGACCGTCGGCGCGACCCTCGTCGTGGACGAGGAGGAGTTCGACGTGGAGCGCTGGTACCGGGTGCTCCAGGAGCAGGGGGTGAACGTCTGGTACACCGCCCCCACGGCGGTGCGGATGATGATGAAGTACGGCGCGGAGGTGGCGCGTGGCTACGACTTCTCGGCCCTGCGCTTCCTGGCCAGCGTGGGCGAGCCCCTCAACCCGGGGGCGGTTGAGTGGGGGCGGGAGGCCTTCGGCCTGCCGTTCCACGACAATTGGTGGCAGACCGAGACGGGGGCTATCATGATCGCCAACTTCCGCGCCATGGCGATCCGGCCGGGCTCCATGGGCCGGCCGGTGCCCGGCATCGAGGCGGCCATCGTGCGCCGCACCGGTGCGGCCGGCGTGGAGGTGGTGGAAGAGGCTGGCGTGACCGGCGAGCTGGCGCTGCGCAGCGGCTGGCCCTCCATGTTCCGCGGCTATCTCGGTGACGAGGCGCGCTATCGCAAGTGCTTCGCCGGCGGCTGGTACCTCAGCGGCGACCTGGCCCGGCGTGACGCCGACGGCTACTTCTGGTTCGTCGGCCGGGCGGACGACCTCATCAAGTCCGCCGGCCACCTCATCGGGCCGTTCGAGGTGGAGAGCGTGCTGATGGAACACCCGGCGGTGGCCGAGGCCGGCGTCATCGGCAAGCCCGACCCGATGGCCGGCGAGATCGTCAAGGCGTTCGTGGTGCTGAAGCCCGGCCTGGTCATGGACCGGGATCTGCAGCGCCAGCTCCTGGCCCACGCCCGCCGGCGCCTCGGCGCGGCGGTGGCGCCGAAGGAGATCGAGGCCCGGCCCGAACTCCCCAAGACACGCTCCGGCAAGATCATGCGGCGGCTGCTGAAGGCGCAGGAGACGGGACAGCCGGCGGGCGACCTCTCGACACTGTCGGGCGATGCATAGGCGAGGCGATAGAGAATCATGAACAGAGAGGCACTCCGGGCGGAGACGCTCGACATCCTGCAGGAAATCGTTCCCGACCTCGAACCGGAACGGCTCGACAGCAAGGCCAGCTTCCGGGACCAGTTCGAAATCGACTCCATCGACTACCTCAACTTCGTCCTCACCCTGGAAAAGAAGCTCGGCATCACCATCCCCGAGGTGGACTACCCCCGGCTCTCCAGCCTCGACGGCTGCCTCGCCTACCTGGAGGCGAAGACCGGCGGCTGAGGGACGCCCGGAATCGCCGCGAGGGCGCGCCTCCCACAAGGCATCCCGGCCCCTGCGGCTCGATCAAAGCCAGTGGGAGGCCCGCCCCCGGGGCGATAGGGGCGGGGCCGGAGCCCGGTGGATGACTTGTCCCCGGAGCACCGGAAGCCAACGGGACAGGAAATCATGTCACCCCTGTAAATCCTGTCCATTCAAAACCAATCGCCGCGAGGGCGCGCCTCCCACAAGGCATCCCGGCCCCTGCGGCTCGATCAAAGCCAGTGGGAGGCCCGCCCCCGGGGCGATAGGGCGGGGCCGGAGCCCGGTGGATGAATGGTCTCCGGAGCACCGGAAGCCAACGGGACAGGAAATCATGTCAATCCTGTAAATCCTGTCTATTCGAATATCCATCATTCCAGCCGTGCCTCCGCCCACGCCAGCACCTCACTGAAGGGCATCCGCTCCAGCCGCCCGAACAGCCGGTGGCTGCCGAGCCTGGCGCGGCTCAGCTTCGGGGTGGTGACGCCGCAGAGAAAACGGGCCAGCGCCCGTGGAGTGCCGAGCAGCGCCTCGCTCTCCAGCAGGGGTTCGAGCTCCGTTCCCAGCCCCGGCGGAATGGGCGGGTTCCGCCGCTCGACGGTCACGGCACCCTCGCCGCGGCAGCCGCTGCAGTGGCCGCAGGGCTCCACCAGGGTCTCGCCGAAGTGGGCGGCCAGCGCGGCGCTGCGGCAGCCCTCACCGGCGGCGAGCGCGAGCACCTGCCCCAGGCGATCGATCTCTGCGGCCTCCCGCCGCAGCATCCGCTGGTGGAGTTGATCGGCCAGGGAGTCGGTGTCCTCCGGGGCGCGCAGGCGCCGGTAGCGGTTGCGCACCCCGGCCGCCTTCACCTCCAGCATCCGCTGCTCCCCGAGCCAGTCCAGCGCGCGGATCACCCGCTCCCGGTCGCAGCCGAGGGCCGCGGCCGCCGCGGCCGGGTCGAGGCTGAACCAGGTGCGGCCCTTGCGCGCCTGGCGGAAGAGCCCCTCGAGGAAGATGCGCCGCTCGCCCTCGAAGCGATCCAGGATCTCCCCCGAGCCGAACAGCGGCTGGAAACGGTAGTCGGCATAGAAAGGCGTGCCGGCCTCCAGCCAGCCCTCCAGCTCCAGGTAGGTGAGCAGGGTGCGCAGGACCAGGGGGCGGATATCGTGGCGGGCCGAGAACTCGTAGAGGGACAGGTCGAACGCCTCCCCCGCGGCGAAGAGCGCACCCAGCAGGCCGCGCACCGCGCCGACGTCGGGCGTATCGCCGTAGACGAAGTTCTCCAGCACGTTGAGATCGTCGGCGCAGAGCAGCAGGTGGCAGATGGCGGGCTCTCCGTCCCGTCCCGCCCGGCCGATCTCCTGGGCGTAGTTCTCCAGGCTCTTGGGCGGGTTGTAGTGGTAGACGTAGCGGATGTCCGCCTTGTCCACCCCCATGCCGAAGGCGATGGTGGCCACCACGATCCCGTCTCCCGAGGCCATGAACCACTCCTGCACCCGGGTCCGCTCCTCCTCCTTCAGGCCGGCATGGTAGGCCCGCGCCGGCAGGCCGGCCCCGGCGAGCCGGCCGGCCAGCGTCTCGGCGGTGCGCTGCAGGGTGACGTAGACGATGGTGGGGCCGCGCGGACGCTCCCGGAGCAGGCCCAGCAGCTTCCCGTCGCGCCGGTCGGCTGCCACCGGGGTCGTCAGCAGGTGGAGATTGGGCCGGTAGAAGCCGGTGCGCACGGCGCACCCGGGCGCGATCCGGAACGCCGCGCAGATATCCTCCAGCACCCTGGGCGTGGCCGTGGCGGTCAGGGCCAGGATGCGCTCGGCGCCGAACTCGCGGGCGAACTCCGCCAGCTTGAGGTAGTCGGGCCGGAAGTTGTGGCCCCACTCGGAGATGCAGTGGGCCTCGTCCACGGCGAACAGCGACACCCGCACCCGGGCGATGGCCGCGCGGAAGCGCTCGTTGTTGAAGCGCTCGGGGGCCACGTAGAGCAGCCGCAGGCTGCCGTCGCGGACCCGCTCCATCACCTCCCGGTGGCCCTCGGCGCCGAGGGTCGAGTCGAGGCGCCGGGCGGCGATGCCGCGGGCGGCCAGGGCGTCGATCTGATCCTTCATCAGGGCGATGAGGGGCGAGACCACCAGGGTCAGGCCCGGCAGCAGCAGGGCGGGCAGCTGGTAGCAGAGGGACTTGCCGCCCCCGGTGGGAAACACCGCCGCCGCGGAGCGCCCGGCCAGCAGGTGCTCCATCACCGGCGCCTGGCCGGGGCGCAGCTCCGCGTGGCCGAAGTGTTCCCCGAGGGCGGACCGAATCCGTTCGGTCATGGGTATCCTCCTGGAAGGTTGGTCGGGTCATCAGGACCGGGTGGCCCGAACCCGGTCGCGGAGTTCCGTCCCCGCGCCGGAACCCACCCGGCAACCGGGCCAAGACACCACACAACCGCCCGCGGCGTCAATGGCCCGGGTATGCCGCGCAGGTAAGCCCGTGACCCACCGGGGCGGCGGGAAAGGGCGGTCGGCCAGCGCCGGTTACGGCGCCGGCCACTCCCTTGACAGCCCAGCCCCGAATGAGGAAAATACCGCACCTCAGCAAGGCGCCCGTAGCTCAGCTGGATAGAGTACCTGGCTACGAACCAGGCGGTCGCACGTTCGAATCGTGCCGGGCGCGCCAGAATCCCAAAAGGGCCGACTGCCTTCAGCAGTCGGCCCTTTTCGTTTTTTACCTCGCATCAACGCCAACCCCGCGCCTGCTCCAGCCGTAACCTCAAGGTGGCCCCTGAAATATTCCCGAGCGGGAAAGAGTCGTTTGTAATGCAGACAGTGGTCCTCTATCTTTCCCGAACGGGAAATTCTGGAGTGCCCGCATGAACCGCAAAGCGCCATTGCCGAACTGGACTCTCGTGACCGCCGAGGACATCGGCCGCTGTGTCCGTGACCAGCGCAAGGCCCAGGGGGCCACCCAGTCCGATCTCGCCGCCCTGTGCGGCGTCGGTATTCGCTTCATTTCCGAACTGGAGAACGGCAAGCCCACCGCAGAGTTGGGCAAGGTCCTGCAGCTGCTCAAGTGCCTGGGGCTCGAGATCAGTGCGAGGCCCCGGCACTGGGAATCTAGATCTATATGGCGGTCTGAATAATCAGCTGCAGCATCGTCTGTACTTGGATCGAAAAGCAGGGCATGTCCGCACATCGCTTCGGACGCATCTGGAGGTTCAGGAAGGACGATGTGGACAATTTGGTGAAGGCTGGCGGCGTGGTGGACAAGACAAGACAGGAACAAGGGGAATGAGAAGGAAGAACGGAAATGACAATTCAGTCGCTCTGGATATCGGGACCCTCTCAGGACATCTCTGGGAGGCGGCCAATATCCTGCGTGGCCCGGTCGATGCGGCCGATTTCAAGACCTACATCTTCCCGCTGTTGTTC contains the following coding sequences:
- a CDS encoding acyl carrier protein; its protein translation is MNREALRAETLDILQEIVPDLEPERLDSKASFRDQFEIDSIDYLNFVLTLEKKLGITIPEVDYPRLSSLDGCLAYLEAKTGG
- the acsA gene encoding acetate--CoA ligase; its protein translation is MNEGPPTGRNAPPNLADYEAECAAFSWEAARAGLEGLPGGAGLNIAHEAVDRHAAGPRRERIALRALRRDGSVQEITYGALRELTGRFANLLQGLGVGPGETVFTLLGRVPELHVTAVGAWKHRSVFCPLFSAFGPEPVRTRLEIGRARVLVTTAALYRRKVEPLRAALPHLAHVLLVGLEGAAAPAGTHDFDRLLRAADARFDIPPTDPQAPALLHFTSGTTGRPKGALHVHEAVVAHHATGRLALDLHPEDIYWCTADPGWVTGISYGVIAPLTVGATLVVDEEEFDVERWYRVLQEQGVNVWYTAPTAVRMMMKYGAEVARGYDFSALRFLASVGEPLNPGAVEWGREAFGLPFHDNWWQTETGAIMIANFRAMAIRPGSMGRPVPGIEAAIVRRTGAAGVEVVEEAGVTGELALRSGWPSMFRGYLGDEARYRKCFAGGWYLSGDLARRDADGYFWFVGRADDLIKSAGHLIGPFEVESVLMEHPAVAEAGVIGKPDPMAGEIVKAFVVLKPGLVMDRDLQRQLLAHARRRLGAAVAPKEIEARPELPKTRSGKIMRRLLKAQETGQPAGDLSTLSGDA
- a CDS encoding helix-turn-helix transcriptional regulator, giving the protein MNRKAPLPNWTLVTAEDIGRCVRDQRKAQGATQSDLAALCGVGIRFISELENGKPTAELGKVLQLLKCLGLEISARPRHWESRSIWRSE
- a CDS encoding RecQ family ATP-dependent DNA helicase, producing MTERIRSALGEHFGHAELRPGQAPVMEHLLAGRSAAAVFPTGGGKSLCYQLPALLLPGLTLVVSPLIALMKDQIDALAARGIAARRLDSTLGAEGHREVMERVRDGSLRLLYVAPERFNNERFRAAIARVRVSLFAVDEAHCISEWGHNFRPDYLKLAEFAREFGAERILALTATATPRVLEDICAAFRIAPGCAVRTGFYRPNLHLLTTPVAADRRDGKLLGLLRERPRGPTIVYVTLQRTAETLAGRLAGAGLPARAYHAGLKEEERTRVQEWFMASGDGIVVATIAFGMGVDKADIRYVYHYNPPKSLENYAQEIGRAGRDGEPAICHLLLCADDLNVLENFVYGDTPDVGAVRGLLGALFAAGEAFDLSLYEFSARHDIRPLVLRTLLTYLELEGWLEAGTPFYADYRFQPLFGSGEILDRFEGERRIFLEGLFRQARKGRTWFSLDPAAAAAALGCDRERVIRALDWLGEQRMLEVKAAGVRNRYRRLRAPEDTDSLADQLHQRMLRREAAEIDRLGQVLALAAGEGCRSAALAAHFGETLVEPCGHCSGCRGEGAVTVERRNPPIPPGLGTELEPLLESEALLGTPRALARFLCGVTTPKLSRARLGSHRLFGRLERMPFSEVLAWAEARLE